The Ptychodera flava strain L36383 chromosome 7, AS_Pfla_20210202, whole genome shotgun sequence DNA window ctgctgtgccctagggcatttatattatgtgccctagggcatttataggatgttccattacattggaaagctatttcacaaataaaagttttaattcatatcctaaacatgttacattgacaaaggggacagCTGACGTAAAtacattaaaaaaagaaaatatatcagttagggcgatagtttttaagtcggataaaaccctcgtactcgggctcttctggtatatagagtccaaccctacgataaaatgtctcggcctgcggcctcgacattttatcgttgggttggactttatataccagaagagccctcgtactcgggctttatcctatacttataGGCCCTATTTATAGTATGGTTCTGGTGCCTACGTATTATACATTATACGCAAAGCCCCCCTCCCCAGTCCTTTAGCATAAGTCCCTTATTCCCCAtgacaataatttaactttgctTGTTTCTATCAAACTTTTTGCTACTCACGCTGAAAATGTCATGTCCAATCAATGTGTTCTTTACTAAAACTGataatatcatgtcccccttcgtggcattATTTAAAGTTATTGGTCCCGTCTTCAGGGTGGGGTTAGTGTCTGTACATTGTACATCATATACAAGACCTCCCACCATTTTTATATAACATAAGTGCCctatgcctgaggacaatatttcatttttgaatcttgttGTCAATGTGTTCAATATTAAATCTTAGAATATCATGCTCCCTTCGTGGCATCAGTGATAGTTATAGGGTAGTATTTTTACAGGTTGCATTGTATGTAAACCCCCCCTCAGGACAAAAAGATACGTCTCTTAAGAGTGagaataatatttcatttttcaatttttatcaaacttttttctacttacactgtgaatatcatgtccctctTCATGACTTCAGTGATAGTTATTGGTTCTGCCTTAAGCATGGCGTGAGTGCCTGTATATATTGTATTGTACATAAATCTTGGGGTCACCAAATAACATACGTTCCTTAATTGttaggacaatatttcattttgcatatCGCCATTAAAGTGTTTTCTTCTATTACTGTCAATATCATATCCCACTTCACTGCATCAGTGATAGTTATTGATCAGCATATGGTTCTTTTTATTGCATTGTACATAAAGCCACCCTCACCTTGTCCactaacataagtcccttaagtgtgagaataatatttctttattttcatatttatcatagttaggacaatattttatttttgcattgtTTTATCCAAGTTTTATCTTCTTAGAATATGAATATAATAATCCCATCGTaatcccccttcccccttcgttttagggtCATAAGCCCTTCGTAGctcccccttcccccttcgttttagggCCATATGCTGATGACTCAAAAGTTTTCATGCATGTGAAAGATAAATCATATTGTGTTAAATTTGCAACGAACTAGGAGTGAAtagtctaaaaatatgataattattctaagaataaaatataataaattgtAATAATGAAATACTGATTTCACTAAACCGAGTTAGTATTTAATTGaggttgagcttcctttctaCGGAGGAGCACTCCTTGAAATCGCTGAACGTACGAGTTATGCATGACACAGGCGGCAGGCAGGCAGGGGTGTCCAATAAATACTAGAAGTATATATATTTGGATTTCATCGAGTGCTTCTCCGCAGAAAGGAAGCTAATCCCGGATGAAATACCAACTCGGTTTTAGTGGAATCAATATTTCATTATTaagattaattattttaataattatgaaagtaTTAAAAATATCTTATTAAAGACTATTCACTCCTAGTTCACCTGTAAATATCGTAACAACATTAGCTCGCTCATTGAACTATTCTTTTGAGGGTGGAGATtcagccgagcggttttgactgtgatgttttCGCGTGCCGTATATCGAATTGGAATCCTATCGAGAATTTACTAAATTTTCATGTACATAGATGTGGTGACGGATGTGTCCGTATTTCCCTGTGTAAAGTGTTTTGAATAGGCAAACCTTGTGATCTGATGTAACAAGGGTTGTGTGAGTCGATCACGTCAGTGTTTAATAGCTTACATTTAAAATGTATTCGATCGCTGTCCAATTAGAAGAGCATTTGTTTGATTGTCGTATAATTTGAACCGAATTTAATATAGTGCAGCCAACTGTCCTGTTCTAATGTGCCATTATCCCTGTCACAAGATAGGGAAAATGTCAAGAAACTCTAGCCAATGATACCTCTGTTTGTTTTATTCAGGTAATGTTACATAATGGTATCTTGATTGTACCATGGACCTAAAATATTTAGGTCCATGATTGTACGTATAGGGCTACTGACGATTAACTAACTCAATCACCAATGCTTCTTTTCACTTTCAGGTGAGAGAAGAATTAAAGATGAGCTTGGGTCCTTGAATGTACTTCACCATACACTGGATAAAAAATTAGCATCCGTGATTTCCATACACTAAAAATGCTTCTGCGTGAATATGTGGATGAAAAAGATAGGTCGACGTTATCAGACGCTCATACGCTCTTTCTTTATCTAACTCAACGTGGAACAATTTCCCCAAATAACCTTGGCTTATTGCGCAATGCATTCAAGAAAATGGCACTACCTGGCCTTGTACGAGAAATCGACGTATTCTCACAACAGCAAGAGCCTTGTGATCGAGGTATACAAACAAGTttcttttcttgttcagcaataaagcacacccggcgacggtataccacgagattttgaccagttcacgacataatatgcacgagcgacagcgagtgcatatataaagtgaactggtcaaaaccgagtggcaTATAAccatatattgaaattctggcgtggaattCCACGTCTCGATCAATCAGATCGCCGTATTTGCcctatcaatatactggtatgatataatatttattatatcataccagtatattgatggcgcaattacagcgatctgattggtcgagacgcgaaaagagccgtggtatattggcgatataccacggctggcacacgcTCGAGCCCAGTGCTTGAGCAAAagtccgtttttgacgttccacgccaaatttcatactgttatgatataatagcaatatcgcgagtgcatatatgtcgtgcactggtcaaaatctcgtggtataccgtcgctgggtgagATTTATTGCTTCATAACTTTGTCAATGcgagtgaattttgtgacgtcataccctatattactgataatgtatccgataaTCAGTGTACTTATGAGTTTGATAAAGGTGTCATgatattattatatcataccagtatattgatgacacaaatacagcgatctgattggtcgagacgtgaaaagaccGTGGTATATAtactatacatatacatatatactacGGCTAGTATACGCGcgagcttgagcaaaaatcctttttggCATTCCACGCATAAATTCCAATGCActagtatgatataatagcaaaaaTCACCTCAAGCGACGGTTTACCACTCGTTTTTGACCTAGTCACTTCAttatgcacttgctatcgctcgtCCATATGTGTtttgaattggtcaaaatctcatggtttaccgtcgctgggtgtgctttaatTATTGGCTAAAAAGTATCGTTCTTGAAATCATCCAAGGGAACAATCAAAGGTCCATTTTGATCGTTTGATGCCATAATTCTACACAATGACATCGCTTACAAAACGTAAAAGTATTttagggctctgatgtaaataaCAATTTATCTATTGTTATCAGATGTccctcttgaaataaataaataaataataaataaatagtaaataaataagtaaataaataaataaataatataataataataatataataataataataataataataatgcttCAGTGGCAACGCAGAGAAATTAAATGACAATTTATGTCGTCATCTTTGTTTGATTTTGGGATTACGACGCTTTAGGTGTACAAAGTGCAAAGACGTGCAGAGAGTTGTTGATAGAACACTACAAAGAAAAGTTGGAACGGTTCGAACTTATTCCATGGTATGAGGGTGGCTACTTTGTCAACTTAGTCGATGTGTATACCAAGCTGGAATTGGTTGAGAAGCTGCCGAGAGGACAAGAAAAAAAAGGTGCAGATTTTCGTAAAGTGTTCGAGGCAGATAACACCAAGAAAAGAGTTTTCGTAGAGGGAGAGCCAGGAATTGGTAAGAGTACACTATGCAGGAAGCTTGCGCTTGACTGGGCACAAGGTACCGAACCTATgctgaaaaaatatgaattgttgatatttttagaATTAAGACAGATGGTTGATGGCCAGaatgtcattgatgctatgttttATCAATTGTTACCGTTTGAACCAAATGTAGACAAACTTCAgctgaataattacattttccaaaatcaagaCAAAATAGTATTTGTATTGGATGGGGCGGATGAACTCAAACCTTCCCTCAAACAATGGTTATATAAACTAATGGAGGGTaggatgttcccaaaatcagtAATTATACTGTCATCCAGGAGCACAGAGCGAGGAAGGTTTATTCAATATCCTCTCCATCATTTTATTATCAAAGGGTTTTCAACAGAGAATGCAGTTGCATATGCAAGAAGATACTTAAGAGATATTGAGGGTATTGAAATAGAAGGATTATTACAAGATATTTGCGGAGATGATGGTAATATAGCATCACTGGCAGTAAATCCTTTGAACACCGTAATTCTTTGTCTTCTTTGGGAAGACTTACAGGGAAAACTTCCAAGTAAATTAAGTGATTTATACGAAGCCATAATCTTGTTCATTGTCAACAGGTTTCGAAAGAAAATGGGTTTATCGGCTGTTTACGAAATTGGGTCCTCTGAGTACAGGGAACGTTTACAAAATCTTGGAAGGGTGGCTTATGATGCGCTGCTTAAAAATCAAGTAAGATTTGATACACGCGATATTCAAAGCGCAGACATATATGAAGACGATGACGTCTTACGGATTGGTCTCCTGAATAGGGAATACAGTAGTGCAAAGCTGACCCCAAATAAGTATTGGGTGTTTACTCATAAGACCTTCCAGGAGTACATGGCAGCCTTCTATCTtgttaaatgtgaaaaaatatccAAGACAAACGTTTTAGATAAGGTCGTTGATAGTGTGGACCTCGGTACGCTTTGCTTGTTCATAGCTGGAATGCTTGGTAGAGATGCAGCTcctctttttgatattttgaagcaAAGGCTTACTTCAGGAGTTCAGCCCTTTTATCATTACATGACTCTTGGCCTAAGCTGTTTGTATGAAACAGGCCATCCACGAATGTTTGTTGATTTAATCTCTGATGAGATTGTTCGCAGCAAAATCATTGCATTTGACCACAGTGCGCTCATAAGCAAAGCTTGCCTTGAGGGATTAACTGAACTAATTAGTCATTGCAATGAAGTTTCTGCAGCGGAACGTAGTAGCAGGCCACAATTGATCGAGTTAGATTTGGCAAATAACTTTGGAAGTCATAAATTATTAGATGTCTTATGCGACtcgaaatattttgaaagcgTAATGATAACCGTTCTTGTCTCTGAAGACAAAAATCCACTGACAAATGTTGCTTTGATGTCGTTAAAATGCTTGCTACTTAGAATTGAATGTCAAGACGTCACAAATGATTTTGTGTTGGATATGTCAAACTCAGTGCATCTAAAGCAACTTAATATCGGTTTATTTGATCTCGACGACGTCAGCAGTTTTGCCGAATACGTACTCAAGAATAGTAACTTAAAATCAATGCTTCGTTTGAACAATACTCTCGAATATCTCGGCCTGAACGGTCAATTTAGAGCGGAAGAAATGTTCTGCGGAGTAGGACAGCAGATTTCACGTCATCCATCTCTAAAATGCCTTTACAgcacattttcgtcaaatgGTTTATTAGCAGAAAGGAGACAAGTTATGGCTGAAATTCTTGAACAAAGTTTAACTTTGACCACGTGGCACATCAACACGGAAGTGGTGAGTGATTGGAACAACCAATACAGCGATTGTAGGAAGACATCCCCAATAAGCGAATGTATTTTCGAAAAAGATCTTTCCGATGAAAAGAAAATAGAAGTCAATGAAGTCAACCAAATATTTTACAGAGCAATCACGGAGAATAAAGTCATTAAGTTCATGATAATTGACCATTGGGGTGAAGATCAGGATTTGTTATCGATTTGCAATAGTATCAAACACAATGCGGCGTTGCGTTGCGTTCTCATTTACCTAAGTAAACTGACTCCCTCCAcggaaacaaaaatattcgagATGTTGAGTGGAAATAAGATTATCAGTCTATTTGCAATAGTAAGTGAGTTATCGATAGATAACAAGAGCTTGGACGACTATGAGCTCATCaacctgaaaattagcaagttttCCTTTCCACCAGGAATGACGCGAAATGATAGTAAGTTAATATACttacaaaatatattgtataAGTATGTCTCTACTTTAGACACCGGAAATAATACATTCGATAAAAATGTGAGAAACAAACTTCTGCAAGAAATATTACCAGCCATGAAATACGCTGGGAACTACGTGACCGTTtgggaaagaaagaaagacgcTAAAGGGAAAGCCGCGGGAGAAGAAAATCCCTTGGAACATGTTGTATAGTGCTgtgacttaaccctttcaccaccatggtttgtcccaaatccattgctttccatggtaaagttggacctgtatacagggaactggggttgAAAGACTTAAAGAACCTAAACTAGAGTAACATTCCAAAAGGTGAAACTCAGGAGCAGCCTGTCGCGAGTAGCAATGAGCTACATAATTAACTGTAGTACACAGAAACTTGTCGATGATCGTGCATTTGAAAGATAGATTTGAACAAGTTTACCCCTATTCTCATCCTGCAATAGCAAATCGTCACTCGCATTGTGTTAGTATATTAAGGCTGAGACTTTGAGAACAAGAACTAAGTTGTCATCATCATTGTTGGCATGGGCTGAAAACATTCTTTGCAAAAGATTTAGTGTCAGTGCTATTCTCCCAATATTCATGAAGAAATCATTTTGTGTGGATGACTAACAtttgttttctcttttattataaaaaatccAGTAATTGCAGAGTTACAATAATGTATTACGGTAGAAAGTCACATAAAGAATTTACAAAAGGTTGTGAATGCTCtcgtaaattttcattacaTCAGGTCTAGTACTCATTGTATTTTCTATATTGTAACGTATAGTAAAttctttttaagtaaaattccaattggaatatttgtttctgatatCCAGTATTTATGTATGCACCATTTTCCTAATAAAATTAGAAGTTGCATAACCGTATTACAATGTCTGGGGATGACCATGTTTTCAACGGGGTCaccaaaaattttcattgaTGGTGTGATTTTCACCCTTTCTCCAATAAATctacaaattacattttcaatctTTTCCCAACATCTTTCAGCAATGTTACAATATAAAAATCTATGTTCTAAAGAGtcaacttgatgacaaagaggACAATACATAGAGTCTTTcaatttccaaaaatataaatatttgttgcatggcAATACACGTAGAAGAAGTTTCTATTGAAATTCTCTCAGTTTTGTCTCATTGGTTGCACTGTAAACTTGTTTCCAGATGTTGCTATGACTGTTACTGTTTCTGGCTGTGTGGCTGTGGATGACTAACATATTTACGAAGAGTTACTCCACAAAGCCTTCtagaaaatgtatcaaatcaagcaaaacaaaatatcaaaattgccaAGTTCATTGAAAATGCTTAGAAGTGTCACACAATGATTTAAAAGGCACGCTTAAAGGCTAGAAACAAAACGGCaattattatatcatgctaccatgaaCCATTCTGTTTGGATGAGAGCTTATTCCACCGTTGTTAAAATAGTATTTTAGCAGTGGTAAAACcactaaaccagcattttcgaaaattgccaaATCCGTGGATTTGAACGTACCGATCTAAACTAAATCCGAAGCAGCCCGCTTTGCTTCAAAGACCGAAGTCTGAATTTCGATACACAGATAAAagtatgggtctgtaactcacctcttggtgaaaataagttgggtTCAATGATGAAAGACGCCTATGAAGCAACACATTTTGGGTTGATgtatacaaatcattgcattaggGCAACGGCGCACCATACACTTTTGCTAGCGCTTGATTcggcgggagtcgagacgcgacacagctctttaaaatgaagatagcaTTTGACACTTCCtgacagtaacggtatgtcagatattctttgccAAAGTTTAGGCTGTAACAGACGATGAtgttctaacgatgtagaccaagaagttcaaaataacaatcatACCTGGTGGCTGCGACAAAAGCTGACATCAAAATTCAAGCAGTGTCAGCGCCCgctctcgctgaatcgggcaGCACTTTCTGCAAAACTGTTGATCACAGTTGCTGTCATtccaagtctggattatttcaaaagtaCTCGTTTACTGGTAcaataacgtccaaattatTCATCACTCAAAAATAGCGCCTGTAGCCTCACTGACTGTGCAATGGTTGATGCATCGGTATGACACAAAtctacttttagtatgtcaaaACAACCAGGACTATTGTTgtcatgtaaatttacgaaaaaattgttacttttcttGTAATTTGAAGTCTTGACCCATTTTATGTGTCTGCAACAAGTTATGCTCGCGttgcaatgttgatgaacgtaatgcgtatgttATCGTAAGACACTATGTGCGTCTGTTGTCAACGTAATCAAAACTTATAAAATGTTCGGCCTCGGGCGCTGAATTTCCGACGTCCGATCTCTCATAAGTCCGGTCTCTTTATTTAGGGCTTAAAGTGACTAAATACCCAAGCAAGACAAAAAGACAcaaaagttgatataatataatagcaataaccccgcAGGAGGGTTTACACGATATTTGGTGCAATTCGCtgtcggctcgtgctatatgtcacgcattgtaccaaaatctcgtgtatactcTTCTGCGGCAGGGGTTATTTAGACATTGTTCAAATACTTCTGACATTACGTACAATACTTAGCCAATACTTCTTCATCAAAGCCATCCTTCCAAGTCTTTAAATATTGTAACTTCCAAGGCCTACACATTATATAACTGCTAATTTTGCTTCAACGTAGTCAGCTTTTTCTGTTAATAGTTAAAAATCATGGCTAAAGTTTTATACAATATTGTCGAGTGTCAATAAAAAAGGACTAAATATATACTAAAAAACTCATTGTAAATATACTTTTCCTGAATGAGAACGATTATACAAAAAGTTCTCTGAAGGATGGCAGTTCAATTCTATCGGCGTCAGTATTGATAGTATGCCCTGTAACATTGAAAGTTATCCTAAATACATGGATACCAATGATGTgcatattgttttttactagaagGAACATTTAAAGAAGTAGCTGAAACTTTTTTAAGATTTGTACTCAAGGATAATTGGGCAATTTACAAGTAATCATGCTGCAAATTGAGTTCATTATATCGAGAATGAATTCGTCAGTTGACACACAAATTCAACGGCGGGTCGTCCCTTCTGCTGCTGCGCGACTTTCTTTTTCATGAACATGCTATTAAATTGGCATTGAATGTCGAACAAATGTTAAGCAAATTCAGTATTTGACGCTTGTTCATAGTTAAACAGCTTTGAAGCTTTCCCATCACTGCAAGACTTTACCAAAATGGTTTGTCCCTTGGTTATATGAAGTTGATTTCGCCCGCGTTACAATTGTCTGAGCAGAAAccatttttaatatttgatatatctTATGCACGATGGATGTTGTAACAGTGTGTCTTGTACGCGCAGCTGTCTGCGGAACGACCTTTCATAAtcaatatatataaacaaacgtTTTCTAtctgaaaatattaatattttaagaAGGCTTATCAGTCCAACTTTTTCGCACAAAAGATCAACGTTGTCCTTATCTCGACATGATATCTTTCTGATGAATTTTCAAGTATGCATGTACACCATGTGTCAACCCAGTTATGGTTTAATGTCACTGTGTTagatgaccttttacacatTTTACGCGTTCACTTCTTTATGCTTTAGAACTTTCCCAGCTACGACTTTGCCTTACTTTTTTGATGACATTATCCTTTCCTTGTTTATAGTCGAATTTTTAATATATTGTAaccagttaaaagtgactgtgTTTTACTCGGCATTTCTTTCACGTCCCATTATTTAGCTGTTTAGTTTTTGTGCTTGTGTATGTTTACTCTATCTTCACTTGCATTTATCCATTTACTTAGATTTGTTTCTATAACTCAGACTTGCATTTTTCTTCAACTTACTGagtaaaacaaatatattaatGAACTCATCATTTTAAGAAGTATCCTCAATGGACAATCTATATTTAACACAGTGTTTAGTGTAATTCTAAGAAGCAAACTTTCAAAGACGACGGCAAAGGATGATTTTTGCTTTTTAATTCGAGAGTTTCAACTACATACCTTTTACGCCAAACAAAGTAAACCTTAACAGTGCAAGTAGCAAGATTGGCTACTACCACTGTTTCATAAAATTcttcatttttccatttttacgTTTACATTTTACATCAAAGGCGGTGTTGAAATcagcaaatcaaaacaaaacattgtaaTATATATCTTTTAGGATATGTCATAAAGTTTTAATAGTAAAAATATCTTCTAAAATATTCTGTCGCGatgttctgttttcatttaCTCAACAACCTATATACCCTTGagttcaaattttaatttttgcgaTAGTATTCTATCCTACTTCACAACTTACtttatatttgtttaaattCTAAGTATTATATCAGCTTTCAAAACACGTATTTACAGTTGCTATAAAACTCTTCTTGAACCAGAAAAATATATGTTGTCAAATTGTAACTGGAGAGTTATGCAAATGTTTGTTTTGGTGTTCGGTACTTCCACTTGCTATTGAAGATGGTAGACACAAAAACATGAATCATCAGccagattttgtaatttttgttatcAGGGTGACGTGGAAGACGAGTATCATTTTCTTTTAGTATGTCCATTATATAATGAATAACGAGAAAATTTTCTACCATTGAAGTGCATTTATTCGAGAACCaaacttttgtaaatttcagaCACTAATGAATATTCCAGATATAGAAATAACAATTAAGATTTGTCACTTTGTATTTCaagctttcaaaatttaaacggaAACTAGCTGTAAATTGTAATTTCTGAAGGCAGTTGTTGCCAGAATAGAACTTTATTGTAGTAATCTACAAAAAActtctgtacattttttttcttcatgtaATATACCGGCCATTGTACCTCCTTTGCATGTAGGCC harbors:
- the LOC139137744 gene encoding uncharacterized protein, which translates into the protein MGLSAVYEIGSSEYRERLQNLGRVAYDALLKNQVRFDTRDIQSADIYEDDDVLRIGLLNREYSSAKLTPNKYWVFTHKTFQEYMAAFYLVKCEKISKTNVLDKVVDSVDLGTLCLFIAGMLGRDAAPLFDILKQRLTSGVQPFYHYMTLGLSCLYETGHPRMFVDLISDEIVRSKIIAFDHSALISKACLEGLTELISHCNEVSAAERSSRPQLIELDLANNFGSHKLLDVLCDSKYFESVMITVLVSEDKNPLTNVALMSLKCLLLRIECQDVTNDFVLDMSNSVHLKQLNIGLFDLDDVSSFAEYVLKNSNLKSMLRLNNTLEYLGLNGQFRAEEMFCGVGQQISRHPSLKCLYSTFSSNGLLAERRQVMAEILEQSLTLTTWHINTEVLISPALQLSEQKPFLIFDISYARWML